In a genomic window of Streptomyces sp. NBC_01231:
- a CDS encoding IS30 family transposase encodes MTPLSLDEPTGRYLSFAEREEIALLKAQDKGVREIALTIGRDPGTVSRELRRNAATRGGKPVYRAVVAQWKAQQAAKRPKTAKLVGNERLREYVQDRLAGSVRRPDGTIVTGPKTPAWKGLNKPHRQDRRWATAWSPEQISHRLHADFPDDESMRISHEAIYQALFIEGRGALKRELVTCLRTGRALRTPRARSQNKPQGHVTADVVLSERPAEAGDRAVPGHWEGDLIIGTGRSAIGTLVERSSRSTLLVHLPRLEGWGDMPRVKNGTSLGGYGAIAMNAALTTSMTRLPEQLRKTLTWDRGKELSGHAQFALDTGTKVFFADPHSPWQRPTNENTNGLLRQYFPKGTDLSRWSSTDLEAVAMAINNRPRKILGWRTPAEVFEEQLRSLQQPGVATTN; translated from the coding sequence ATGACGCCGCTGAGCCTGGACGAGCCCACCGGCCGGTACCTGTCGTTCGCCGAGCGCGAGGAGATCGCGCTGCTCAAGGCCCAGGACAAGGGCGTGCGCGAGATCGCTCTCACGATCGGCCGCGACCCTGGGACCGTCTCTCGTGAACTGCGCCGAAACGCTGCGACCAGGGGCGGCAAGCCGGTCTACCGCGCCGTGGTGGCGCAGTGGAAGGCACAGCAGGCCGCGAAGCGCCCGAAGACGGCGAAGCTGGTGGGCAACGAGCGGCTGCGTGAGTACGTGCAGGACCGGCTCGCCGGCAGTGTCCGTCGTCCCGACGGCACGATCGTCACCGGTCCCAAGACGCCCGCGTGGAAGGGGCTGAACAAGCCGCATCGGCAGGACAGACGATGGGCGACGGCATGGAGCCCGGAGCAGATCTCACACCGTCTCCATGCCGACTTCCCCGATGATGAGTCCATGCGCATCAGCCACGAAGCCATCTACCAGGCGCTGTTCATCGAGGGTCGTGGCGCGCTCAAGCGGGAGCTGGTCACATGTCTGCGTACCGGCCGGGCGCTGCGGACTCCCCGTGCACGGTCACAGAACAAGCCGCAGGGGCATGTCACCGCAGACGTCGTCCTCAGCGAACGCCCCGCCGAGGCAGGGGACCGCGCGGTCCCCGGACACTGGGAAGGCGATTTGATCATCGGGACGGGTCGCTCCGCGATCGGCACGCTGGTCGAGCGCAGCAGCCGCTCCACGCTCCTCGTGCACCTGCCTCGGCTCGAGGGCTGGGGCGACATGCCGCGCGTGAAGAACGGCACCTCACTCGGGGGTTATGGCGCGATCGCGATGAACGCGGCGCTCACGACATCAATGACGCGGCTGCCCGAGCAGCTACGCAAGACCCTCACCTGGGACCGTGGGAAGGAACTCTCCGGCCATGCCCAGTTCGCTCTCGACACCGGGACGAAGGTGTTCTTCGCCGATCCGCACTCGCCCTGGCAACGACCGACGAACGAGAACACGAACGGGCTGCTGCGTCAGTACTTCCCGAAGGGCACCGATCTCTCCCGATGGTCGTCCACGGACCTCGAAGCCGTCGCCATGGCGATCAACAACAGACCCCGCAAGATCCTCGGTTGGCGGACGCCGGCCGAGGTCTTCGAAGAGCAGCTACGCTCGCTGCAACAGCCCGGTGTTGCAACGACCAATTGA
- a CDS encoding CBS domain-containing protein, whose product MRARDLAVEYETVSVASDAMEAARLMAEHRLPALLVVDERGEPRAILPASQMIKILVPAYVIEDPALAAVIDEKHADRLCQALAGRRVGDCLPHEAAPPPIADPDDTALEVAALMARVRSPLVAVAEKAKDGTHLLGVITASHLLHELLGKTGTLSSTPGA is encoded by the coding sequence ATGCGCGCTCGTGACCTGGCGGTCGAGTACGAAACGGTGAGCGTCGCCAGCGATGCCATGGAGGCGGCCCGGCTGATGGCCGAGCACAGACTGCCCGCCCTGCTCGTGGTGGACGAACGGGGTGAGCCGAGGGCCATCCTTCCCGCCTCGCAGATGATCAAGATTCTGGTGCCCGCCTACGTCATCGAGGACCCCGCTCTCGCCGCCGTCATCGACGAGAAGCACGCCGACCGGCTCTGCCAGGCCCTGGCAGGCCGCCGCGTCGGCGACTGCCTGCCCCACGAGGCGGCCCCGCCGCCGATCGCCGACCCGGACGACACCGCGCTGGAGGTGGCCGCGCTGATGGCACGGGTGCGCAGCCCACTGGTGGCGGTCGCAGAGAAGGCCAAGGACGGCACGCATCTCCTCGGCGTCATCACCGCCTCGCACCTGTTGCACGAACTCCTGGGCAAGACGGGCACGTTGAGCAGCACGCCGGGTGCCTGA
- a CDS encoding sensor histidine kinase KdpD, whose protein sequence is MARGKLRIYLGAAPGVGKTYAMLSEAHRRIERGTDCVVAFVEHHNRPRTEVMLHGLEEVPRKELAYRGSVFTEMDVDAVLARHPAVALVDELPHTNIPGSRNAKRWQDVEELLAAGIDVVSTVNIQHLESLGDVVESITGVRQKETVPDEVVRRADQIELVDMSPPALRRRMAHGNIYKPDKVDAALSNYFRPGNLTALRELALLWVADRVDEYLNEYRSQHRVSKIWGSRERIVVGLTGGPEGRTLIRRAVRLAEKGAGGEVLAVYISRSDGLTSASPKELAVQRTLVEDLGGTFHQVVGDDIPVALLDFARGVNATQIVLGVSRRKSWQYVFGPGVGATVARDSGPDLDVHLITHDEAGKGRGLPVARRAHLGRSRVLWGWLTGIGGPALLTLLLTHVDANLGLTNDMLLFLTLTVASALLGGLFPALASAAVGTMLLNWYFTPPVHRITIADPKNILALVIFVAVAVSVASVVDLAARRTHQAARLRAESEILSFLAGNVLRGETGLEELLERVRETFIMESAALLERTSDVEPWTCAARVGPGQPVKRPEDADVDMPVGDHMSLALSGRVLPAEDRRVLAAFAAQAAVVLDRQRLQSEADQAKELAEGNRIRTALLAAVSHDLRTPLAGIKASVTSLRSDDVEWSEEDQAELLAAIEEGADRLDHLVGNLLDMSRLQTGTVEPLIREVDLDEVVPLALVGIPDPESAVALDIPETLPMVAVDKGLLERSVANVVENAVKYSPDGEPVIVSASALADRVEVRVVDRGPGVPDEAKDRIFAPFQRHGDAPRGNGVGLGLAVARGFAEAMGGTLTAEDTPGGGLTMVLTLPAAPRHAPTPTDLSATATS, encoded by the coding sequence ATGGCACGCGGCAAGCTACGGATTTATCTCGGCGCGGCACCGGGCGTCGGCAAGACGTACGCGATGCTGTCCGAGGCGCACCGCCGTATCGAGCGGGGCACCGACTGCGTCGTGGCCTTCGTCGAGCACCACAACCGGCCCCGCACCGAGGTGATGCTGCACGGCCTGGAAGAGGTGCCGCGCAAGGAGCTCGCATACCGCGGCAGCGTCTTCACCGAGATGGACGTGGACGCCGTGCTCGCCCGGCACCCCGCGGTGGCCCTCGTCGATGAGCTGCCCCACACCAACATCCCCGGCTCGCGGAACGCCAAGCGGTGGCAGGACGTCGAAGAGCTGCTCGCGGCCGGGATCGACGTCGTCTCGACGGTCAACATCCAGCACCTGGAGTCCCTCGGTGACGTCGTCGAGTCGATAACCGGCGTGCGGCAGAAGGAGACCGTCCCGGACGAGGTGGTGCGCCGCGCGGACCAGATTGAACTGGTCGACATGTCACCGCCCGCGCTGCGCCGCCGCATGGCGCACGGAAACATCTACAAGCCGGACAAGGTGGATGCGGCCCTGTCCAACTACTTCCGCCCCGGCAACCTGACCGCGCTGCGCGAGCTGGCGCTGCTGTGGGTGGCCGACCGCGTCGACGAGTACCTGAACGAGTACCGCAGCCAGCACCGAGTCTCGAAGATCTGGGGCTCGCGCGAGCGGATCGTGGTCGGTCTGACCGGCGGCCCGGAGGGCCGCACGTTGATCCGCCGCGCGGTACGGCTGGCGGAGAAGGGCGCCGGCGGCGAGGTCCTGGCCGTCTACATCTCCCGTAGCGACGGCCTGACCTCCGCCTCACCCAAGGAACTGGCCGTGCAGCGCACCCTGGTGGAGGACCTGGGCGGCACCTTCCATCAGGTCGTCGGCGACGACATCCCCGTCGCGCTACTCGACTTCGCACGGGGCGTCAACGCCACCCAGATCGTCCTCGGTGTGTCCCGCCGCAAGAGCTGGCAGTACGTCTTCGGCCCCGGCGTCGGTGCCACGGTGGCTCGCGATTCGGGGCCGGACCTGGACGTCCACCTGATCACGCACGACGAGGCGGGCAAGGGACGGGGCCTGCCGGTGGCCCGGCGCGCACACCTTGGCCGCTCCCGCGTCCTGTGGGGCTGGCTCACCGGAATCGGCGGCCCCGCACTGCTCACGCTGCTGCTCACCCACGTCGACGCGAACCTCGGTCTCACGAACGACATGCTGCTGTTCCTGACGCTGACGGTGGCATCCGCCCTGCTCGGCGGCCTCTTCCCGGCGCTCGCCTCCGCGGCGGTCGGCACGATGCTGCTGAACTGGTACTTCACGCCGCCGGTGCACCGCATCACGATCGCCGACCCCAAGAACATCCTGGCTCTGGTGATCTTCGTGGCGGTGGCGGTCTCCGTGGCCTCCGTCGTGGACCTGGCCGCCCGCCGCACCCACCAGGCGGCCCGGCTGCGCGCCGAGTCGGAGATCCTTTCCTTCCTCGCGGGCAACGTGCTGCGCGGTGAGACCGGCCTGGAGGAGCTGCTGGAGCGGGTCCGCGAGACCTTCATCATGGAATCGGCGGCCCTGCTGGAGCGCACGAGCGACGTCGAGCCGTGGACCTGCGCGGCCCGGGTCGGCCCCGGGCAGCCGGTGAAGCGGCCGGAGGACGCCGACGTGGACATGCCGGTCGGCGACCACATGTCGCTCGCCCTGTCCGGCCGCGTCCTGCCCGCCGAGGACCGCCGCGTACTGGCCGCCTTCGCCGCCCAGGCCGCCGTCGTCCTGGACCGCCAGCGCCTGCAGTCCGAAGCGGACCAGGCCAAGGAACTGGCCGAGGGCAACCGCATCCGCACCGCCCTGCTCGCCGCCGTCAGCCACGACCTGCGCACCCCGCTCGCCGGGATCAAAGCCTCCGTCACCTCCCTCCGCTCCGACGACGTGGAGTGGTCCGAGGAGGACCAGGCCGAACTCCTCGCCGCGATCGAGGAGGGCGCCGACCGCCTCGACCACCTGGTCGGGAACCTGCTGGACATGTCCCGCCTGCAGACCGGAACCGTCGAGCCGCTGATCCGCGAGGTGGACCTGGACGAGGTCGTCCCCCTGGCACTCGTCGGCATCCCCGACCCCGAGTCGGCCGTGGCCCTGGACATCCCCGAAACGCTGCCGATGGTCGCCGTCGACAAGGGGCTGCTGGAGCGCTCCGTCGCCAACGTCGTGGAGAACGCGGTCAAGTACAGCCCGGACGGCGAGCCGGTCATCGTATCGGCCAGCGCGCTCGCCGACCGCGTGGAAGTACGCGTCGTCGACCGGGGCCCAGGCGTACCGGACGAGGCCAAGGACCGCATCTTCGCGCCCTTCCAGCGCCACGGCGACGCCCCCCGCGGCAACGGCGTCGGCCTCGGCCTCGCGGTCGCCCGCGGCTTCGCCGAGGCCATGGGCGGCACCCTCACCGCCGAGGACACCCCCGGCGGCGGCCTCACCATGGTCCTCACCCTCCCGGCCGCCCCCAGGCACGCGCCCACCCCCACCGACCTGTCGGCGACGGCCACGTCGTAA
- a CDS encoding PAS domain-containing sensor histidine kinase — MRMPLRDRIALAAALLAPLVIALVLVPFRTHMTSANLALILVVVVVAVAALGSRAAGVLAALSAAAWFDFFLTHPYQRFTISHGDDITTTLLLLAVGVAVSQLSARARTLKLVTVTDAAHLARIHDTASLVQAGASPYAVVDQVRQQLVEILGLRSCRFEHGTLLGRHPRLDQDGSVTAGRVPWDLEKDGWPGEEIELRAQVGGRYLGRFMLLPEPGAAPPSLQTRLVAVSLADHVGAALDTAGPVLDR, encoded by the coding sequence ATGCGGATGCCCCTGCGTGACCGGATCGCCCTGGCGGCTGCTCTGCTCGCGCCGCTCGTCATCGCGCTCGTCCTGGTGCCCTTCCGTACGCACATGACGTCCGCGAACCTGGCCCTGATCCTGGTCGTGGTCGTCGTGGCGGTCGCGGCCCTGGGCAGCCGGGCCGCCGGGGTGCTGGCCGCGCTGTCGGCGGCGGCCTGGTTCGACTTCTTCCTCACCCACCCCTACCAGCGGTTCACCATTTCCCACGGCGACGACATCACCACCACGCTGCTGCTGCTTGCGGTAGGCGTGGCCGTTTCCCAACTGTCGGCCCGCGCCCGCACCTTGAAGCTGGTCACCGTCACCGACGCGGCTCACCTGGCGCGGATCCACGACACGGCGAGCCTGGTCCAGGCAGGGGCCTCCCCGTATGCCGTGGTCGATCAGGTGCGGCAGCAGCTCGTCGAGATCCTGGGACTACGCAGCTGCCGCTTCGAGCACGGGACGCTGCTCGGACGACACCCTCGCCTGGACCAGGACGGCTCGGTGACCGCCGGCCGGGTGCCCTGGGACCTGGAGAAGGACGGTTGGCCCGGCGAGGAAATCGAACTGCGCGCCCAGGTGGGCGGCCGCTACCTCGGCCGGTTCATGCTGCTGCCGGAACCCGGTGCGGCACCGCCGTCCCTGCAGACGCGCCTTGTCGCCGTGAGCCTGGCCGACCACGTCGGTGCGGCACTGGACACTGCGGGGCCGGTACTCGACCGCTGA
- a CDS encoding superoxide dismutase family protein, whose product MHHLISVPAHAASDPRSPRPLGRGPRLVVFGVLLAATSVLLSGCGGDSADHASTQADSSASSSSSAKGMDGMAEMDMGDPSATPADKIPGATVVKGAFTLLDTRPPGMDDVEGSAWLAQGSKGTTVTVSLTGLKPGASYMGHLHAQHCSAKNGGEHFRFEKGGATTPPNEVHLMFTADKSGMGMTTVNNSRKTGKDAVAIVVHPSEAQDNRIACADFDF is encoded by the coding sequence ATGCACCACCTCATATCCGTGCCCGCACACGCGGCCAGTGATCCGCGGTCCCCCCGGCCCCTCGGCCGTGGACCCCGGCTCGTCGTCTTCGGCGTCCTCCTGGCCGCCACGTCCGTCCTGCTGTCCGGCTGCGGCGGCGACTCGGCAGACCACGCCTCGACCCAAGCTGACTCCTCGGCCTCCTCCTCGTCCTCCGCCAAGGGCATGGACGGGATGGCGGAGATGGACATGGGGGACCCGTCCGCCACCCCCGCCGACAAAATCCCCGGAGCGACCGTGGTCAAGGGCGCCTTCACGCTTCTTGACACCCGCCCGCCGGGCATGGACGACGTCGAGGGCAGCGCCTGGCTCGCGCAAGGCTCCAAGGGCACCACCGTGACCGTGTCCCTGACCGGTCTCAAGCCCGGCGCCTCCTACATGGGCCATCTGCACGCCCAGCACTGCTCCGCCAAGAACGGCGGGGAGCACTTCCGGTTCGAGAAGGGCGGCGCGACCACGCCCCCCAACGAGGTGCACCTGATGTTCACCGCCGACAAGTCCGGGATGGGAATGACAACGGTGAACAACTCCCGCAAGACCGGCAAGGACGCGGTCGCGATCGTCGTCCACCCCAGCGAGGCACAGGACAACCGGATCGCATGCGCGGACTTCGACTTCTGA
- a CDS encoding ArsB/NhaD family transporter: MSDWHSWAAVVVFVGAYVLIISERVHRTAAALGGAGFMLVISATDDKAAFYSEHTGIDWNVIFLLLGMMAIVGVLRQTGLFEYLAIWSVKRARGKPFRVMAMLVVITAVASALLDNVTTVLLIAPVTLLVCERLGLASAPFLIAEVFASNIGGTATLVGDPPNIIIASRAGLTFNDFLVHLAPIAVLLTAVLLVLCRVMFRTAFVYDEERAAQVMTLTEREAIRDPRLLWQGLAVLALVVAGFVLHPVLHYEPSVVALLGAGLLVAVSRVETRQVLGEVEWPTLAFFAGLFVMVGALIETGVIGDLSSALADATGGNELGATLTLLGGSAVLSGIVDNIPYVATMAPITADLVKDMGGAAGGHHVLWWALALGADLGGNATAIGASANVVVLGIAERNRQPISFWQFTRYGLVVTLVTVAISALYLWLRYFVLA; the protein is encoded by the coding sequence ATGAGTGATTGGCACAGCTGGGCGGCCGTGGTCGTGTTCGTCGGCGCGTACGTACTGATCATCAGCGAGCGCGTCCACCGCACGGCCGCGGCCCTCGGCGGCGCCGGGTTCATGCTCGTGATCAGCGCCACCGACGACAAGGCGGCGTTCTACTCCGAGCACACCGGCATCGACTGGAACGTCATCTTCCTGCTGCTGGGGATGATGGCGATCGTCGGGGTGCTGCGGCAGACCGGCCTGTTCGAGTACCTGGCGATCTGGTCGGTGAAGCGGGCCCGCGGCAAGCCCTTCCGGGTGATGGCGATGCTCGTCGTCATCACCGCGGTCGCCTCCGCGCTGCTCGACAATGTGACCACCGTGCTGCTGATCGCCCCGGTCACCCTGCTGGTGTGCGAACGGCTCGGCCTGGCCTCCGCGCCGTTCCTGATCGCCGAGGTGTTCGCCTCCAACATCGGCGGCACCGCGACCCTGGTCGGTGACCCGCCCAACATCATCATCGCCAGCCGGGCCGGGCTGACCTTCAACGACTTCCTGGTCCACCTTGCCCCGATCGCCGTCCTGCTGACGGCGGTGCTGCTGGTGCTGTGCCGGGTGATGTTCCGCACGGCGTTCGTCTACGACGAGGAGCGCGCCGCGCAGGTCATGACGCTGACCGAGCGCGAGGCCATCCGTGACCCTCGGCTGCTGTGGCAGGGCCTGGCCGTCCTGGCCCTCGTCGTCGCCGGGTTCGTCCTGCACCCGGTGCTGCACTACGAGCCGAGCGTGGTCGCCCTGCTCGGCGCCGGCCTGCTCGTCGCCGTCTCCCGGGTGGAGACCCGGCAGGTCCTGGGCGAAGTTGAGTGGCCCACCCTCGCCTTCTTCGCCGGCCTGTTCGTCATGGTCGGCGCGCTGATCGAGACCGGCGTCATCGGCGACCTCTCCAGCGCCCTCGCGGACGCCACCGGCGGCAACGAACTCGGCGCCACCCTCACCCTCCTGGGCGGCTCGGCCGTGCTGTCCGGCATCGTGGACAACATCCCCTACGTGGCCACCATGGCGCCCATCACCGCAGACCTGGTCAAGGACATGGGCGGCGCGGCCGGCGGCCACCACGTGCTGTGGTGGGCCCTGGCCCTCGGCGCCGACCTGGGTGGCAACGCCACCGCGATCGGCGCCAGCGCGAACGTGGTCGTCCTCGGCATCGCCGAGCGCAACCGGCAGCCCATCTCCTTCTGGCAGTTCACCAGGTACGGACTCGTCGTCACGCTCGTCACGGTCGCTATCAGTGCGCTGTACTTGTGGCTGCGGTACTTCGTGCTCGCCTGA
- a CDS encoding nitroreductase family deazaflavin-dependent oxidoreductase, with translation MPHRGTHGTRPQLPTGWRRLVARAPVLLFRAGLGPVLGRRFLLLHHVGRTTGLDRHVVLEVVAHETLRPGWTVASGFGPGSDWYRNLRAHPKTVIQVGSSYHAVTAHFLSPDDGAQIMADYARRHPRTARRLCAFMGLPADGSETSFRDAGRAIPFVRLEAADGHRPQSRRRR, from the coding sequence ATGCCCCACAGAGGAACCCATGGCACGCGCCCTCAACTCCCCACCGGCTGGCGGCGCCTGGTCGCGCGCGCACCTGTCCTCCTCTTCCGCGCCGGACTCGGGCCGGTTCTCGGCAGGCGGTTTCTTCTCCTGCACCACGTCGGCCGCACGACGGGCCTCGACCGCCACGTCGTCCTCGAAGTCGTGGCGCACGAGACCCTGCGCCCCGGCTGGACCGTCGCCTCCGGCTTCGGCCCCGGTTCGGACTGGTACCGCAACCTGCGCGCACACCCGAAGACCGTCATCCAGGTCGGCAGCAGCTACCACGCCGTCACCGCCCACTTCCTCTCCCCCGACGACGGCGCCCAGATCATGGCGGACTACGCCCGCCGGCATCCCCGTACCGCCCGCCGCCTCTGCGCGTTCATGGGCCTGCCCGCCGACGGCAGCGAGACGTCGTTCCGCGACGCGGGCCGGGCCATACCGTTCGTCCGCCTCGAAGCTGCCGACGGACACCGCCCGCAGAGCCGCAGACGTAGGTGA
- a CDS encoding copper resistance protein CopC, translated as MRGLRLLRAAAGPLGCAGVLLLLGGTPAYAHTALEDATPAPGAKVAAGTDVVALTFKDPKSGVPPKIGMVGADGTTVPVGAPVVTDGGTACAAVSPLPVGVVTLTYTVTAGDGDAQTSAFQFEVVDGAKPVEPPSACADLSLPAPDTGGADTVLGLGRTTATAVLAGAVAAIAGGGVVAIRRRRRTGLPAEGGAAE; from the coding sequence ATGCGCGGACTTCGACTTCTGAGGGCGGCGGCAGGACCGCTCGGGTGCGCGGGTGTGCTGCTGCTTCTCGGCGGCACACCCGCGTACGCCCACACCGCACTCGAGGACGCCACACCGGCACCAGGCGCCAAGGTCGCGGCCGGGACCGACGTCGTCGCGCTGACCTTCAAAGACCCGAAGTCCGGCGTCCCGCCGAAGATCGGAATGGTCGGAGCCGACGGCACGACCGTCCCGGTCGGAGCGCCGGTCGTCACCGACGGCGGCACCGCGTGCGCCGCGGTCTCCCCGCTGCCCGTGGGTGTCGTCACTCTCACCTACACGGTTACGGCCGGCGACGGGGACGCCCAGACCAGCGCGTTCCAGTTCGAGGTCGTGGACGGTGCCAAGCCCGTCGAGCCCCCGTCCGCCTGCGCCGATCTGAGCCTGCCGGCTCCGGACACCGGCGGTGCCGACACCGTCCTGGGCCTCGGACGCACCACCGCGACGGCCGTTCTCGCCGGGGCCGTCGCCGCGATCGCGGGCGGAGGGGTCGTCGCCATCCGCAGACGACGCCGAACAGGACTGCCGGCGGAAGGGGGAGCCGCCGAGTGA
- a CDS encoding cation:proton antiporter → MVLVAVFGVALLIAVLLSGLAARTVLSTSLLFLAGGALVSDGFLGLIHITPDSEIVSVTADLALFAVLFTDGQHVSFAKLRANWRNPARALGLGMPLAFVFMALVAHYLVGLDWTTSFLVGAVLAPTDPVFASAIVGRKEVPAKLRELLNVESGINDGLALPVVVLLIAAAGPVAGHTSEASLGTIALELALGLAFGILLPLTVNGLVRFRLLGAEPKLQQLLPLATGIILYGLCHLTQANPYLAAFSAGAVLTAAAPEAKEAFEPLGEALAELAKFAALLVFGAMLTPRLFADLTWQGYVAVVLAIFLIRPASLLISLVGTRFERREKLTAAWFGPKGFASVVYGLLVLQSGIPQAEKAYTLIAVCIAFSIVAHSSTDVPIARMFDVEDLVGIPEDEDGQESIDVGQERKTVV, encoded by the coding sequence GTGGTACTCGTTGCTGTCTTCGGGGTGGCTCTGCTGATCGCGGTGCTGCTGTCCGGGCTCGCCGCCCGCACCGTGCTGTCCACCTCTCTCCTCTTCCTCGCCGGCGGCGCATTGGTCAGCGACGGCTTCCTCGGGCTGATCCACATCACCCCGGACAGCGAGATCGTGTCGGTCACGGCCGACCTGGCGCTGTTCGCGGTGCTGTTCACCGACGGCCAGCACGTCTCCTTCGCCAAGCTGCGCGCCAACTGGCGTAACCCCGCAAGGGCGTTGGGCCTGGGCATGCCGCTGGCGTTCGTGTTCATGGCATTGGTCGCCCACTACCTGGTCGGCCTGGACTGGACGACGTCGTTCCTGGTCGGCGCGGTACTGGCACCCACCGACCCGGTGTTCGCGTCAGCGATCGTGGGCCGCAAGGAGGTCCCGGCCAAGCTGCGGGAACTGCTGAATGTCGAGAGCGGCATCAACGACGGCCTCGCGCTGCCGGTGGTGGTGCTGCTGATCGCGGCCGCAGGCCCGGTCGCCGGTCACACGAGCGAGGCGTCGCTCGGGACGATCGCGCTGGAGCTGGCCCTCGGCCTCGCCTTCGGCATCCTGCTGCCGCTGACCGTCAACGGCCTCGTACGGTTCCGGCTGCTGGGCGCCGAGCCCAAGCTGCAGCAGCTCCTGCCGCTGGCGACCGGGATCATCCTGTACGGCCTGTGCCACCTCACCCAAGCCAACCCTTACTTGGCCGCGTTCTCCGCCGGCGCCGTGCTCACCGCCGCCGCACCGGAGGCGAAGGAGGCGTTCGAACCGCTGGGCGAGGCGCTGGCGGAGCTGGCGAAATTCGCCGCACTGCTGGTGTTCGGCGCGATGCTGACGCCACGTCTGTTCGCGGACCTTACGTGGCAGGGGTACGTGGCGGTGGTCCTGGCGATCTTCCTTATCCGCCCGGCCTCGCTGCTGATCTCGCTGGTCGGTACGCGGTTTGAGCGGCGCGAGAAGCTGACCGCGGCGTGGTTCGGACCGAAGGGCTTCGCGTCGGTGGTGTATGGGCTGTTGGTGCTGCAGTCCGGCATCCCGCAGGCGGAGAAGGCGTACACGCTGATCGCGGTGTGCATCGCGTTCTCGATCGTCGCGCATTCCAGCACCGACGTGCCCATCGCCCGCATGTTCGACGTCGAGGACCTGGTCGGCATCCCCGAGGACGAGGACGGCCAGGAGAGCATCGACGTCGGGCAGGAGAGAAAGACCGTCGTATGA
- a CDS encoding SPFH domain-containing protein, translated as MSPVVFAVVGVVVLLVLLGLVVVTRYKVAGPSEAFIVTGRRGKQSTDPETGRIFTDNSGQKVVVGGGVFVVPFVQQKFTLDLSSRHIPVAVRGAVTLRGVKAHLEGVAIVKVGGSEDSIRAAAQRFLMQQDGIVGFTQEVLSGALRAIVGRMSVEDIIRDRAAFAGQVAEEAEASLSGQGLILDAFQIQDISTEGSYLEDLGRPEAARAKQEADIAEAVARRAAEQARLKAEEEIAIAQRTFALKQAEIKAETDEAAARAAAAGPLAEAARSQEVLAEQEKVAQRQAALTDRELDTKVRKPADAARYQAEQEAEARRIALVKQAEADAQRSRLTGEGEKAHRAALADAVRIEGEAEAAAIGAKGAAEAEAMQKKADAFAQYGDAAVLQMLVEVLPQVVAKASEPLSAIDKMTVISTDGASQLSRTVADNVAQGVELLSSTTGVDLAELLKNLTQRNSGPQPEAAASAEANGKVEITG; from the coding sequence ATGAGTCCAGTCGTCTTCGCCGTGGTGGGAGTCGTCGTACTCCTCGTGCTGCTCGGCCTGGTCGTCGTCACCCGTTACAAGGTGGCCGGCCCCAGCGAGGCGTTCATCGTCACCGGCCGGCGCGGCAAGCAGTCCACCGACCCGGAGACCGGCCGGATCTTCACCGACAACAGCGGGCAGAAGGTCGTGGTCGGCGGCGGCGTGTTCGTCGTGCCGTTCGTGCAGCAGAAGTTCACTCTCGACCTCTCCTCACGGCACATCCCGGTCGCGGTGCGCGGCGCGGTCACCCTGCGCGGGGTCAAGGCCCACCTGGAAGGCGTGGCCATCGTCAAGGTCGGTGGCAGCGAGGACTCCATCCGCGCCGCGGCCCAGCGGTTCCTGATGCAGCAGGACGGCATCGTCGGCTTCACCCAGGAAGTGCTCTCCGGCGCGCTGCGCGCCATCGTCGGCCGGATGTCGGTGGAGGACATCATCCGCGACCGCGCCGCGTTCGCCGGACAGGTCGCCGAGGAGGCCGAGGCCAGCCTGTCCGGCCAGGGCCTGATCCTGGACGCCTTCCAGATCCAGGACATCAGCACCGAAGGCTCCTACCTGGAGGACCTCGGCCGCCCGGAGGCCGCCCGCGCCAAGCAGGAGGCCGACATCGCCGAGGCCGTCGCCCGACGCGCGGCCGAACAGGCCCGGCTGAAGGCCGAGGAGGAGATCGCCATCGCGCAGCGCACGTTCGCGCTGAAGCAAGCCGAGATCAAGGCCGAGACCGACGAGGCCGCCGCCCGCGCCGCTGCCGCAGGCCCGCTGGCCGAAGCCGCGCGATCGCAGGAGGTCCTCGCAGAGCAGGAGAAGGTCGCCCAGCGGCAGGCCGCTCTGACCGACCGCGAACTGGACACCAAGGTCCGCAAGCCCGCCGACGCGGCCCGCTACCAGGCCGAACAGGAGGCCGAGGCCCGCCGCATCGCCCTGGTCAAGCAGGCCGAGGCCGACGCCCAGCGCTCACGGCTGACCGGTGAGGGCGAGAAGGCGCACCGCGCCGCACTCGCCGACGCGGTCCGTATCGAGGGTGAGGCCGAGGCCGCCGCGATCGGCGCGAAGGGCGCCGCCGAGGCCGAGGCGATGCAGAAGAAGGCCGACGCGTTCGCCCAGTACGGCGACGCCGCCGTGCTCCAGATGCTCGTCGAGGTCCTGCCCCAGGTCGTCGCCAAGGCGTCCGAGCCGCTCAGCGCCATCGACAAGATGACCGTCATCTCCACCGACGGCGCCTCGCAACTCTCTCGGACGGTCGCCGACAACGTCGCCCAGGGCGTCGAACTCCTCAGCTCCACGACCGGAGTCGACCTCGCCGAACTTCTGAAGAACCTCACCCAGCGAAACAGCGGCCCGCAGCCCGAGGCCGCGGCGTCCGCCGAAGCCAACGGCAAGGTCGAAATCACCGGCTGA